The following coding sequences are from one Cenarchaeum symbiosum A window:
- a CDS encoding unusual protein kinase (COG0661) — protein MRTVRVLYKLLPSVLALRKDRRQWVKQEGRNVQVERYRKNARRALEAFISLGPVYIKLGQWLSSRADILPQPYMEELSKLQDSVPPAPFEEVRPVIEGDLGPLDRAFDGMEKEAFSGASLGQVYKATLGGQSVVVKVKRPGIERVVEEDLRVLKKILPLAMRFVDPNLQLSARAMLAQFTETIREEMDYTRESANLKKIKENMQRHPGVVIPDVYDDRTTRNVLTMQYLPGTKVTDIEALDRMGIDRRQLVIDVHKIFFSMLLHDAIFHADPHPGNISVTKDGKLILYDYGMVGRLDNETRLQLVRLYLALVEKDPSRTVDAMSALGMITPDFNRTVIEKAIELTVRAMHGRKPEEMEIQGLMEIANKTMSRFPFMLPKHLALYMRMASIIEGIYKTHKVDFKFVKVLKEILAEEDLIKEAYVEEIKHSLGKFAKSAEAAILLAPEIRRFIDDSRSMSMRRGGGTGHILPGSILSAAVFLGSAIMYTSDAALGTAGMAGALLIMAAFAVLGRRR, from the coding sequence ATGAGGACCGTCCGGGTCCTGTACAAGCTGCTTCCGTCAGTGCTCGCGCTGAGAAAGGACAGGAGGCAGTGGGTAAAGCAGGAGGGGAGGAACGTCCAGGTCGAGAGGTACCGCAAGAACGCCCGGAGGGCGCTTGAGGCGTTCATCTCGCTGGGCCCAGTCTACATCAAGCTAGGACAGTGGCTCTCGTCTAGGGCCGACATACTTCCCCAGCCGTACATGGAGGAGCTCTCGAAACTGCAGGACAGCGTCCCGCCAGCACCCTTTGAAGAGGTGAGGCCCGTCATAGAGGGGGATCTTGGGCCCCTGGACCGGGCGTTTGACGGAATGGAAAAAGAGGCCTTCTCGGGCGCATCCCTCGGCCAGGTGTACAAGGCCACGCTCGGGGGGCAGAGCGTGGTGGTAAAGGTCAAGAGGCCCGGCATCGAGAGGGTGGTAGAGGAGGACCTGAGGGTGCTCAAAAAGATCCTGCCGCTGGCCATGAGGTTTGTGGACCCGAACCTGCAGCTCTCCGCCAGGGCCATGCTGGCTCAGTTCACCGAGACCATACGGGAGGAGATGGATTATACCCGCGAATCGGCCAACCTCAAGAAGATAAAGGAGAACATGCAGAGGCATCCTGGCGTGGTGATACCGGATGTATACGATGACAGGACTACCCGGAACGTGCTCACCATGCAGTACCTGCCGGGCACCAAGGTGACCGACATAGAGGCGCTTGACCGCATGGGGATAGACCGGCGGCAGCTCGTCATTGATGTACACAAGATCTTCTTTAGCATGCTGCTCCACGATGCGATATTCCACGCAGACCCCCACCCCGGGAACATATCCGTTACAAAGGACGGCAAGCTCATCCTGTACGATTATGGCATGGTGGGCAGGCTGGACAACGAGACGAGGCTGCAGCTAGTCAGGCTGTACCTTGCGCTAGTAGAAAAGGACCCGTCAAGGACGGTAGATGCGATGAGCGCCCTTGGCATGATAACGCCCGACTTTAACCGGACCGTGATAGAAAAGGCGATAGAGCTGACAGTGCGGGCAATGCACGGCAGGAAGCCCGAAGAGATGGAGATCCAGGGGCTCATGGAGATAGCCAACAAGACGATGTCGCGCTTTCCGTTCATGCTGCCAAAGCACCTGGCCCTGTACATGCGGATGGCCTCGATAATAGAGGGCATATACAAGACGCACAAGGTGGATTTCAAGTTCGTCAAGGTGCTCAAGGAGATACTTGCAGAGGAAGACCTCATCAAGGAGGCGTATGTGGAGGAGATAAAGCACTCGCTGGGGAAGTTTGCAAAGTCGGCAGAGGCGGCTATCCTGCTGGCGCCCGAGATCAGGAGGTTCATCGACGACAGCCGCTCGATGAGCATGAGGCGCGGGGGCGGTACAGGCCACATACTGCCGGGCAGCATACTCTCTGCCGCCGTCTTTCTAGGCTCGGCGATAATGTATACCTCGGATGCGGCGCTCGGCACGGCAGGCATGGCGGGGGCTCTGCTGATAATGGCCGCATTTGCAGTGCTCGGGCGGCGCCGGTAG
- a CDS encoding superfamily II DNA/RNA helicase, SNF2 family (COG0553) encodes MTLPPNIDIIDNVDTHMDYMLNAYIPEVSKIDISTGYFNVEGYAQIRKTLEPYIKSGHPLRLLLGTDALRPGQRSFETYKKKLTNNGKLDDDASNDVSMSADLDGKLDVTKMDNVASLMNLVRNNNVEVRMGDGRFNHSKCYIVSTDKGGAAFVGSSNLTYGGLHKNMELNAGLYGKNGVESTEKWFEKAWDGSNNWKDELVKMLRESKYGEPGEPFDVYLKVLYEMHRPRLEAENINFQNNVKLAKFQRKAVGTCLAIIDQMGGAILADSTGLGKTNTGLEVTIQKMLKGGRALLVAPRQILDTMWDIELAKLRFRIDTVGTEELGRADFDRFDEFADTDFIIVDESQRFRSKETGRRDNLMKIISTGKKKQVLLLSATPVNNTIMDLYYQISLITGGDDTKFADSVYIHNLHKHFTSSAKVDGLKVGLGKIEDLLHTIMVRRTRSHIMTVDGGDEIDGRPIKFPEQKYKKIEYAMPHDFFKDLAEKTQGLTMAPYSVEYYNNLLSPKEQEAQRNLGGLQKYSLFKRFESSIVAATKSLERRISMYEHFLALVKKDRIVPATEINDVLRAAKQVKPATEKNQLEYIKRELDNLSIPLDKNKYKQEQMETDLEADIKTLYEMQSMINRLEKDNKLDAIIKALKSDGIGKRKALIFTEFTDTAEYIGGKLDKLGRVEVISGKNDDKTRKDVIQRFAPDANPPSASNRNHVEENPVDILVSTEILSEGQNMQDCNYVLNYDLPWNPMRIVQRDGRVNRLNSTYEYVDARACFPSKGLDDILKFTSKIAGKIDTANKVVGLDMELLGEMPNEKQYGVVQGRIKALSSSDEKGKEAMEAIQRDSDAMPTMSPFNELRQLMNNISIEYMDKLTMGRRSGKKGEERTILAYLAERTIKKNNEEKIDRNVHLVEFLPGKKARVATNRSEMLSYMKCEPNEPSMPLGDVRKSFHKLVELDKEAVEAIHGLNVGAARTNRALHEKSAKSGKTMSDLRRIIDRSNNEPVSADKQDEAYALLQSDRMLAREKALSKVLSEYTKDGDYKKMIDGILDAGVSVVVEEENVPKGKAKLKLIGAMFISGEKKPANGKVKRPEKPLA; translated from the coding sequence ATGACACTCCCGCCAAACATCGACATAATAGACAACGTCGACACCCACATGGATTACATGCTTAACGCGTACATACCGGAGGTATCCAAGATAGACATATCCACAGGATACTTTAACGTGGAGGGATATGCCCAGATACGGAAGACTCTGGAACCATACATAAAGTCGGGCCACCCCCTGCGGCTGCTTCTTGGAACAGATGCATTAAGACCCGGACAAAGGTCATTTGAGACATACAAGAAAAAACTCACAAACAACGGCAAGCTGGATGATGACGCTTCAAACGATGTTTCCATGAGCGCAGACCTTGATGGAAAATTGGACGTGACCAAAATGGACAATGTTGCCAGCCTTATGAACCTGGTTCGGAACAACAATGTGGAGGTCCGCATGGGAGACGGCCGGTTCAACCATTCCAAGTGCTATATTGTCAGTACCGACAAAGGGGGGGCTGCGTTTGTCGGTTCGAGCAACCTTACCTACGGCGGCCTGCACAAGAACATGGAGCTCAATGCAGGTCTGTATGGGAAAAACGGCGTGGAGTCTACTGAAAAATGGTTTGAAAAGGCATGGGATGGCTCCAATAACTGGAAGGACGAGCTCGTCAAGATGCTCAGGGAATCAAAGTATGGAGAACCGGGAGAGCCGTTCGATGTCTACTTGAAGGTGTTATATGAAATGCACCGTCCCCGCCTTGAAGCGGAGAACATCAACTTTCAGAACAATGTCAAACTGGCCAAATTCCAGCGCAAGGCGGTGGGGACATGCCTGGCCATAATAGACCAGATGGGCGGTGCAATACTGGCCGACTCCACCGGACTTGGCAAGACTAACACGGGCCTCGAAGTGACCATACAAAAGATGCTCAAAGGTGGCAGGGCTCTGCTTGTGGCGCCGCGGCAGATACTTGATACAATGTGGGATATCGAGCTGGCCAAGCTGCGTTTTAGAATAGACACGGTAGGCACGGAGGAGCTCGGCAGGGCGGACTTTGACAGGTTTGATGAATTTGCAGATACGGACTTTATCATAGTGGATGAGAGCCAGCGGTTCCGTTCAAAGGAGACGGGACGCAGGGACAATCTAATGAAGATAATATCGACAGGCAAGAAAAAACAGGTGCTTTTGCTGTCTGCGACCCCGGTAAACAATACGATAATGGACCTGTATTATCAGATATCGCTGATTACCGGCGGGGATGATACAAAGTTTGCCGACAGCGTGTATATCCACAACCTGCACAAGCATTTCACATCTTCTGCAAAAGTGGATGGGTTAAAGGTAGGCCTGGGCAAGATAGAAGACCTACTACATACGATAATGGTCAGGCGTACACGCTCCCATATAATGACCGTGGACGGCGGGGACGAGATAGACGGCAGGCCAATCAAGTTCCCGGAGCAGAAATACAAAAAGATAGAATATGCAATGCCACACGACTTTTTCAAGGATTTGGCAGAAAAAACCCAGGGCCTTACCATGGCTCCATACAGTGTGGAATATTATAACAATCTCCTGAGCCCCAAGGAGCAGGAGGCACAAAGGAATCTGGGCGGACTTCAGAAATATTCCCTGTTCAAGAGGTTCGAGTCCAGCATTGTAGCGGCCACAAAGAGCCTGGAACGGCGCATATCAATGTACGAGCACTTTCTGGCACTGGTCAAAAAGGACAGGATTGTACCTGCAACGGAGATAAATGATGTGTTGCGGGCTGCCAAGCAGGTAAAGCCTGCAACCGAGAAGAACCAGTTGGAATACATAAAACGTGAACTTGACAACCTGTCTATTCCATTGGACAAAAACAAGTACAAACAAGAGCAGATGGAAACCGACCTGGAGGCCGACATAAAGACGTTATACGAGATGCAGAGCATGATAAACCGGCTGGAAAAGGACAACAAACTCGATGCCATCATAAAAGCCCTCAAGAGTGACGGCATTGGCAAGAGAAAGGCGCTAATATTTACCGAATTTACAGACACGGCAGAATATATCGGTGGCAAGCTCGACAAGCTGGGCAGGGTGGAGGTCATAAGCGGCAAGAATGATGACAAGACTAGAAAGGACGTAATACAGCGGTTTGCGCCTGATGCAAACCCGCCGTCTGCAAGCAACAGAAATCACGTAGAGGAGAATCCGGTGGACATACTCGTATCGACAGAGATACTCTCCGAGGGGCAGAACATGCAGGACTGCAACTATGTTCTAAACTATGACTTGCCGTGGAACCCGATGAGAATAGTCCAGCGGGACGGCCGGGTAAACAGGTTGAACAGCACGTATGAATACGTGGACGCCAGGGCGTGTTTCCCCAGCAAGGGTCTTGATGACATACTCAAATTTACCTCCAAGATAGCAGGCAAGATAGACACGGCAAACAAGGTGGTAGGCCTGGACATGGAACTTTTGGGCGAGATGCCAAATGAAAAGCAGTATGGGGTCGTCCAGGGCAGGATAAAGGCCCTCAGTAGTAGCGACGAGAAAGGCAAGGAGGCAATGGAGGCCATACAGCGCGATTCTGATGCCATGCCAACCATGTCCCCCTTCAACGAGCTAAGGCAGTTGATGAACAACATCAGCATTGAATACATGGACAAACTGACAATGGGCAGGCGCTCGGGCAAGAAAGGAGAAGAGCGTACAATCCTGGCATATCTGGCAGAGAGAACCATCAAGAAAAATAATGAGGAGAAGATTGACCGCAACGTCCACCTGGTCGAATTCCTGCCGGGCAAGAAAGCGAGGGTTGCCACTAACCGGTCGGAGATGTTATCTTACATGAAGTGTGAGCCGAACGAACCAAGTATGCCTTTGGGGGATGTCAGGAAATCATTCCACAAACTGGTAGAACTTGACAAGGAGGCGGTGGAGGCCATACACGGTCTCAATGTGGGCGCGGCACGCACGAACAGGGCATTACATGAAAAGTCGGCCAAGAGTGGCAAAACCATGTCCGACCTCCGCAGGATAATCGACAGGTCAAATAACGAACCCGTTTCAGCGGATAAACAGGATGAGGCGTATGCCTTGCTCCAGTCGGACAGGATGCTGGCACGTGAAAAAGCGCTCTCAAAGGTGTTGAGTGAATATACCAAGGACGGGGACTACAAAAAGATGATAGATGGCATATTAGATGCAGGCGTGTCCGTTGTTGTAGAGGAGGAAAATGTCCCGAAGGGCAAGGCCAAACTAAAACTCATAGGTGCCATGTTCATATCCGGGGAAAAGAAGCCCGCCAACGGCAAGGTCAAGAGACCTGAAAAGCCCTTGGCCTAG
- a CDS encoding type II restriction enzyme, methylase subunit (COG1002), which yields MKQIFDALGVDPKKKDELNLAVGWKAYQLVQDNNFDVQIIHVKSGPKNLGELRKSVKRLEDCMIVCDPLGVFFVKNHDEHHATEMNNGGADTVADIIKGEELLQAKSERHYRQRLYQILLKMQNEADDFDNRGLFSSYYLKRHLLDKYNPDAGIVNRLPGGGVEKMLEVLGWKLKDGGFKDKTVSVITTNQRNFGIAEKGEVSPGMMADAAIKTSKWCILTNGKRWRLYSDNVSATSMNYLEIVLDKQTSVKYLAVLFGRASYTAKYPLIQKIFDESLAKATKARDDLTRELVEPKGIFLDIVKGVVNPGKNMYEDIILEEARDTAMKIMYRIWFVAYAESRDLLPIDDKKYEPISLQRIRRKLDTYENSGNKCWDDLLKLFNLISEGSPKHNLPQYNGDLFAYKKEIDGIFISNKYIVQALRGLLEKDGEAIDYADFGVRHLGNVFENLMSFSVKQARENINLVEEKGVFKEVKSKIEGALSFNKYELYLAAKGGIVSRKMSASYYTNEDMVKFLVWRGLEPILKKREVKLGTDVRRYVEHKTEENKRICIDRLTDIQILDPSMGSGHFLVEALNRMTDWCNNMLNKYPEHPMMEIIRSDRTEVIDEQKKKGVKIAEALLTQDVLLKRHIMKRCIFGVDIQPMAVELARLSLWLDSFAMGMPLTYMGHHLRCGDSTMGLFNEDFQKMEGSGHLMITPAPKSIEAMGEITDSADITVSQARDSEKAFEKYTKLTEEKRRALDALTASRIDKDFFSKKTPEAGKKAYIEVIAKNEGNAAKASRAAELKERHTFFHWEHEFGDAFTDARKGFDLIVGNPPWEVLKPSNNEFFSKYDIGFRKLPPKEKSERKAELLCDKKIKTAWDTYEETINEKNRFYTQMGNKGNTDLMPTSGDRDLWKLMLVKSMNMLTKNGVLSIVIPSSILSAKGVSNLRKAILKRDIRSMYVFENRKKIFSIHSSYRFVLLTVRNGNGDDNFPVGFYLHYLESLTNDNSEKEKFGCMSKKTILKSEDYIIPETVGNKLSALRILESHNTLNDGWNDGWSVNTCRGIEGSDDSIPFTTDKNGCVLYYGANIHQYMDDWESTSTVKRSIEVDGGLEMMKNKRCFNKQYNQIHKLPRLVYRKVASSTNMRACIATMIPPNTFYTDSLETVIPCYNDKIPLDENYTNQSLYMCGLFNSLVFDFVIRSKMQTNLPTIIKSTPIPPPSHKIEITRLAGKLVVGIPQFAKLARSMKIDNKKVTTKQRIEYDAKINALVADAYGLTEKEYQTVIDSFPAFKRNKNLVQTDSIKWDNNNIKEFYGEMAARSMQIFKAIQLKKERGSKKQ from the coding sequence ATGAAGCAGATATTCGATGCCCTGGGGGTTGACCCAAAAAAGAAAGATGAGCTAAACCTTGCAGTGGGCTGGAAGGCGTACCAGCTTGTACAGGACAACAATTTTGATGTCCAAATAATCCATGTAAAGTCCGGCCCCAAGAACCTCGGCGAGCTCCGGAAATCAGTCAAGAGACTGGAGGACTGCATGATAGTCTGCGACCCCCTGGGAGTGTTCTTTGTCAAGAACCATGACGAGCACCATGCTACTGAGATGAACAACGGCGGGGCCGACACGGTGGCCGACATAATCAAGGGCGAGGAGCTGCTGCAGGCCAAGTCAGAACGCCACTACCGGCAGAGATTATACCAGATACTGCTCAAGATGCAGAACGAGGCAGACGATTTTGACAACAGGGGGCTGTTCTCATCATACTATCTCAAGAGGCACCTGCTCGACAAGTACAACCCTGATGCCGGTATCGTGAACAGGCTGCCAGGCGGCGGTGTGGAAAAGATGCTAGAGGTGCTCGGATGGAAGCTCAAAGACGGCGGGTTCAAGGATAAGACTGTATCTGTTATAACAACAAACCAGAGAAACTTTGGCATCGCGGAGAAGGGCGAGGTTTCGCCCGGCATGATGGCTGATGCCGCAATCAAGACAAGCAAATGGTGCATACTGACCAACGGAAAGAGATGGCGCCTTTATTCGGACAATGTATCAGCCACCTCTATGAATTATCTGGAGATTGTGTTGGACAAACAGACGTCTGTAAAATATCTGGCAGTCCTGTTTGGCCGTGCATCATATACGGCAAAGTATCCCCTCATACAAAAAATATTTGATGAGAGCCTGGCAAAGGCTACAAAGGCCAGGGATGACCTTACCCGGGAACTGGTCGAACCAAAGGGCATATTCCTGGATATCGTCAAAGGTGTGGTCAATCCAGGCAAAAATATGTATGAAGATATTATTCTAGAGGAAGCCCGTGATACTGCCATGAAAATAATGTATCGGATATGGTTTGTGGCATATGCAGAATCTAGAGACCTACTGCCGATTGATGACAAGAAATACGAACCCATATCACTTCAAAGGATTCGGCGCAAGCTTGACACCTATGAAAATTCTGGCAATAAATGTTGGGATGACCTCTTAAAACTATTCAATCTGATCAGTGAGGGGAGCCCCAAACACAATCTCCCCCAGTACAATGGGGATCTGTTCGCGTACAAGAAAGAGATAGACGGCATATTCATATCAAACAAGTACATAGTTCAAGCACTGCGTGGTTTGCTAGAGAAGGACGGCGAGGCAATCGATTATGCAGATTTTGGTGTGAGGCATCTGGGCAACGTGTTTGAGAATCTGATGTCATTCTCGGTCAAGCAGGCGCGGGAGAATATCAACTTGGTCGAGGAGAAAGGTGTATTCAAGGAAGTAAAGAGCAAGATAGAAGGCGCTCTCTCATTCAACAAATATGAATTGTATCTGGCTGCAAAGGGCGGCATTGTATCAAGGAAGATGTCTGCTAGTTATTACACCAATGAGGATATGGTCAAGTTCTTGGTGTGGAGAGGGCTGGAACCCATACTCAAGAAAAGAGAAGTCAAACTCGGCACAGATGTCCGCCGATATGTTGAGCATAAAACCGAAGAAAACAAGCGTATCTGTATAGATAGACTCACGGATATACAGATACTCGACCCATCAATGGGGTCCGGCCACTTTCTGGTCGAGGCGCTAAATAGAATGACCGACTGGTGTAACAATATGCTCAACAAATATCCGGAACACCCGATGATGGAGATCATAAGAAGCGATCGGACCGAGGTCATAGACGAGCAAAAAAAGAAGGGAGTTAAGATAGCTGAGGCCCTCCTGACGCAAGACGTTCTGCTCAAGAGGCACATAATGAAGCGATGTATATTCGGAGTTGACATACAGCCCATGGCGGTCGAGCTGGCCCGGCTGTCACTGTGGCTCGATTCGTTTGCCATGGGCATGCCACTCACGTATATGGGTCACCACCTGCGGTGCGGGGATTCAACTATGGGTTTGTTCAATGAGGATTTCCAGAAAATGGAAGGCAGTGGACATCTAATGATAACCCCAGCACCAAAGTCAATAGAAGCAATGGGGGAAATAACGGACAGTGCCGACATTACAGTATCACAGGCTCGGGATAGTGAAAAAGCTTTTGAAAAATACACAAAACTCACAGAAGAAAAAAGGAGGGCATTGGATGCGCTCACAGCATCTAGAATTGACAAGGATTTCTTTTCTAAGAAGACGCCTGAGGCCGGGAAGAAAGCATACATTGAAGTAATCGCAAAGAATGAAGGAAATGCTGCAAAGGCATCAAGGGCGGCAGAGTTGAAAGAACGTCATACCTTTTTCCACTGGGAACACGAGTTCGGGGATGCATTTACTGATGCCAGAAAGGGATTCGATTTGATAGTGGGAAATCCACCCTGGGAAGTACTCAAACCATCAAATAACGAATTTTTCAGTAAATATGATATTGGTTTCAGAAAACTGCCGCCAAAAGAAAAGAGTGAAAGAAAAGCCGAGCTTTTGTGCGATAAGAAAATAAAAACAGCATGGGATACATATGAGGAAACAATCAACGAAAAAAATCGATTTTACACACAGATGGGAAATAAAGGAAATACTGATTTAATGCCAACTTCGGGAGATAGGGATCTTTGGAAGCTTATGTTAGTGAAATCCATGAACATGCTTACAAAAAACGGTGTTCTATCAATAGTAATACCATCGTCAATTCTTTCCGCCAAAGGTGTATCAAACCTACGTAAAGCCATTCTTAAAAGAGATATCAGGTCAATGTACGTATTTGAGAATCGTAAAAAGATATTTTCAATCCATTCCAGTTACAGATTTGTTCTTTTGACAGTACGCAATGGTAATGGAGATGATAATTTCCCTGTGGGGTTTTACCTGCATTATTTAGAATCCTTGACTAATGATAATTCGGAAAAAGAGAAATTTGGATGTATGTCAAAGAAAACAATTCTTAAATCCGAAGATTATATTATACCAGAAACCGTAGGTAACAAGCTATCAGCATTGAGAATATTGGAATCACATAACACACTAAATGATGGATGGAATGATGGTTGGTCGGTAAATACATGTAGAGGAATTGAAGGTTCTGATGATTCAATTCCTTTTACAACTGATAAAAATGGATGTGTGTTGTATTACGGTGCTAATATACATCAGTATATGGATGACTGGGAGAGCACGAGCACTGTAAAACGGTCTATTGAAGTTGATGGTGGATTAGAAATGATGAAGAACAAGAGATGTTTTAATAAACAGTATAATCAGATACATAAACTACCCAGACTTGTTTATCGTAAGGTTGCATCATCAACTAACATGAGGGCATGCATTGCGACAATGATTCCACCCAATACATTCTATACCGATTCGCTGGAAACCGTTATACCTTGTTATAACGACAAAATTCCACTTGATGAAAATTATACCAATCAGTCATTGTATATGTGCGGATTATTTAATTCGCTAGTGTTCGATTTTGTTATCCGTTCTAAAATGCAAACCAACCTACCTACCATCATCAAATCCACTCCAATTCCTCCTCCATCTCATAAAATCGAAATAACTAGACTAGCGGGCAAACTCGTCGTAGGCATTCCTCAATTTGCAAAATTGGCACGATCCATGAAAATAGACAACAAAAAAGTTACTACAAAGCAGCGCATAGAATATGACGCCAAGATAAATGCTCTAGTAGCAGATGCCTACGGTCTGACCGAGAAGGAGTACCAGACAGTTATAGATTCATTCCCGGCTTTCAAGAGAAATAAGAACCTTGTCCAGACTGATTCTATAAAATGGGATAATAATAACATCAAGGAGTTTTATGGAGAGATGGCCGCCCGTTCCATGCAGATATTCAAGGCCATACAACTCAAGAAGGAGAGGGGGTCCAAAAAACAATGA
- a CDS encoding molecular chaperone (small heat shock protein) (COG0071), whose protein sequence is MGLIKSMAREMAREFGSKSREFYEFVLPPVDIYMGPSELKVLIDIPGFKKDEIRLSISRNILHISAERRACHGRAVCAQRPKLIDKSIRLPIYVKRDEEPVAPAKYEDGVLTLIFPVTGRGKSISIE, encoded by the coding sequence ATGGGTCTGATAAAGTCGATGGCCAGGGAGATGGCAAGGGAGTTTGGCAGCAAGTCAAGGGAGTTCTACGAGTTTGTGCTCCCGCCAGTAGACATCTACATGGGCCCGTCCGAACTCAAGGTCTTGATCGATATACCCGGCTTCAAGAAAGACGAGATCCGGCTGTCGATAAGCAGGAACATACTGCACATTAGCGCAGAGAGGCGCGCATGCCACGGAAGGGCGGTCTGCGCCCAGCGGCCCAAACTGATAGACAAGAGCATCCGCCTCCCTATCTACGTAAAGCGCGACGAGGAACCTGTGGCCCCCGCAAAGTATGAAGACGGCGTCCTCACACTGATATTCCCCGTGACAGGCAGGGGCAAGAGCATCTCCATAGAATAG